One segment of Candidatus Nitrospira nitrificans DNA contains the following:
- a CDS encoding vanadium-dependent haloperoxidase produces MMIKYPVILRAGLISVLLTASALSDAGADAVTDWNERAGEIMVSAHMGPLPAARALAMVQASVYEAVNAITQRYPISDLKLEAASGASVEAAVAAANHAVMTELIPSQQAVIDRAYQTALTAIADGAAKTGGIAIGEKAAAGVLAWRADDGAAAGESYRPYTSAGTYVPTVIPEVPQWRNRKTWLMTGPAQFRPGPPPELGSELWARDYKEVKALGGRQSRRRTAEQTDIARFWEEVMPPIYDGIVRSVAKGSGRDITRNARLFAAVTQAADDGLIAVFDAKYHYEFWRPVTAIRNGDIDGNEATEREESWVPFIDTPMHPEYPCAHCITAGVVGAVLKAEIGNDRTPVLTTTSRAAGGVVRSWTTVDDFMQEVSNARIYDGVHYRNSGEIGTEMGKHIAQLAIAKYMLNQK; encoded by the coding sequence ATGATGATCAAGTATCCGGTCATATTGCGAGCAGGCCTGATTTCAGTGCTGTTGACCGCATCCGCACTGTCGGATGCCGGCGCGGATGCCGTTACCGACTGGAATGAGCGTGCCGGAGAGATCATGGTAAGCGCGCACATGGGGCCATTGCCGGCGGCTCGAGCGCTGGCGATGGTTCAAGCATCGGTGTATGAAGCCGTGAACGCCATCACGCAGCGGTATCCGATCAGCGATCTGAAACTGGAAGCCGCATCCGGCGCGTCAGTTGAGGCGGCGGTCGCGGCGGCCAATCATGCGGTTATGACCGAGCTTATTCCTTCTCAGCAGGCCGTGATCGATCGGGCCTATCAAACCGCGCTGACGGCAATCGCTGATGGAGCAGCCAAGACCGGCGGGATCGCAATCGGTGAAAAAGCGGCGGCGGGCGTTCTGGCGTGGCGCGCCGATGACGGAGCCGCAGCAGGCGAATCGTATCGTCCTTATACAAGCGCAGGAACCTATGTGCCCACCGTCATACCGGAAGTTCCCCAGTGGAGGAATCGCAAGACCTGGTTGATGACCGGCCCGGCACAGTTTCGTCCTGGACCACCTCCCGAACTGGGAAGTGAACTATGGGCGCGTGACTACAAGGAGGTGAAAGCGCTGGGCGGAAGGCAGAGCCGCCGCCGGACCGCCGAACAGACCGATATTGCGCGGTTCTGGGAAGAGGTCATGCCGCCGATTTACGATGGAATCGTGCGTTCGGTCGCGAAAGGCTCGGGGAGAGACATCACGCGGAACGCGCGCTTGTTTGCCGCAGTCACACAGGCCGCGGATGACGGCTTGATTGCCGTGTTTGACGCCAAATATCACTATGAGTTCTGGCGGCCGGTCACCGCCATTCGCAACGGCGATATCGACGGCAACGAGGCGACGGAACGAGAAGAATCTTGGGTGCCGTTCATCGATACACCCATGCATCCGGAATATCCTTGCGCGCACTGTATTACTGCCGGCGTCGTCGGTGCGGTATTAAAGGCGGAGATCGGCAATGATCGAACGCCGGTACTCACAACGACCAGCCGCGCGGCAGGCGGGGTCGTGCGCAGCTGGACCACGGTGGATGATTTCATGCAGGAAGTCTCGAATGCGCGTATCTATGACGGCGTTCACTATCGTAACTCCGGGGAAATAGGGACCGAGATGGGCAAGCATATCGCCCAACTGGCGATCGCCAAATACATGTTGAACCAAAAATAG
- a CDS encoding phosphotransferase family protein — MPTLSKHSLEKYLRARFGPQVELLAYGVIGKESSKGEQKRYGYGTPVKVTFQIGRRVQSAVLETMKPGPFGHEHMADRAQAMLWDYDSYGRLPRHVKALDVGAFDADQALFSFAEAREFFVLNEWTDGASYHADLARLAKGGSLRKLDRQRTVALARYLAQIHAKKRRDADLYKRRLRELIGHGECIMGLTDSYPKRCGFITGDLLRTVEEACNRWRWRLRDKVNRLSQVHGDYHPYNVLFRAGTDFAVLDRSRGEWGEPADDVTAMTINYLLHSLISRGKLQGSFEILFRLFWDTYVEVSGDKAVAETAAPFFAFRGLVVASPLWYPNLSIDIRRSLFRFIENVLDVPRFEPERVNEYCGV, encoded by the coding sequence ATGCCAACGTTGAGCAAGCACTCATTGGAAAAGTATCTGCGGGCTCGTTTCGGCCCTCAGGTCGAGCTGTTGGCTTATGGAGTCATCGGCAAAGAGAGCTCCAAAGGAGAGCAGAAGCGGTATGGGTATGGCACGCCGGTCAAAGTGACCTTCCAAATCGGACGGCGGGTTCAGTCCGCGGTGCTCGAAACGATGAAGCCGGGTCCGTTCGGGCACGAACATATGGCCGATCGCGCCCAGGCGATGTTGTGGGACTACGATTCGTATGGACGCCTTCCGCGCCATGTGAAGGCTCTCGATGTGGGAGCGTTCGACGCCGACCAGGCGCTCTTTTCCTTCGCGGAGGCCCGCGAGTTCTTCGTGCTGAATGAATGGACCGATGGAGCGAGCTATCATGCGGATCTTGCGCGGCTGGCGAAAGGCGGGAGCTTACGGAAGTTGGATCGACAACGCACCGTCGCATTGGCTCGTTATTTGGCTCAAATCCATGCCAAGAAACGACGAGACGCGGATCTGTACAAGCGTCGGTTGCGTGAATTGATCGGCCACGGCGAATGCATTATGGGGTTGACCGACAGCTATCCCAAGCGTTGCGGCTTTATCACAGGCGATCTGTTGCGAACGGTCGAGGAAGCCTGTAACCGTTGGCGGTGGCGCCTTCGTGACAAGGTCAATCGTCTTTCACAGGTTCATGGGGATTACCACCCCTACAACGTGCTGTTCCGTGCCGGGACGGATTTTGCGGTGTTGGATCGATCACGAGGGGAATGGGGCGAGCCGGCGGACGACGTGACCGCGATGACGATCAACTATCTCCTTCACTCATTGATCAGCCGGGGCAAGCTTCAAGGGTCGTTCGAGATCTTGTTCCGATTGTTTTGGGACACCTATGTGGAGGTCAGCGGGGACAAAGCAGTTGCGGAAACGGCTGCGCCGTTCTTCGCCTTTCGTGGCCTGGTCGTGGCCAGCCCGCTCTGGTATCCCAATCTGTCGATCGACATCCGGCGCAGCCTCTTCCGTTTCATTGAAAACGTACTCGATGTGCCGCGCTTTGAGCCGGAACGGGTGAATGAGTATTGCGGGGTTTAA